DNA sequence from the Rubripirellula tenax genome:
CCACTTTGGATCAAACGAACCGAACGTGTAGCAGCATCATAGATCGCAGGACCGTCGTTGAACGATTCTGCAAGGATCGATCCAGCCGTGATGTAGGCAGCGGCTTCGTCGCTGTTCGGGTTGTAGACGCGACGGTCTGCTTGGCCGTGACGGATATCCAATGCCAAAACGGCTTCGTCGATATCGCCGGGGCCCGCGCAACCAACGAAGCCGAAGTTGCTTGATGGGATGCGAGAACGATCCAACTCGCGGGCGGCGATCGGACCGACGGTGCCGTTGAGCGCCTTGAAGTCCGGTTGTTCGACATTGCCGTTGATGGCGTTGATCGTCGTTGCCGTTGTCGTGGTCAAGTAGGTGCTCGAACCGGTACCCACGCTTTGCGTGCGGACCATGCCGCGGGACAGGTGCCAACCGGTTGCATAGTTGGTGCTGAATCCGCCTTGCACGAAGTAACGTGAAACCAACTCGGCGCGTTCCGCGCTGCTGTTGGCGCTACCGCCGAAAAAGGCGGTGGGCGATGCGGTCGAGAAGCCCTTCCACTGATCTTGGCCACACACGCCGGCCGACAAACGGTCCGGTCCGGCACCGGCGCGTCCACGGGTGGTGTCGCTACCGAGCAAGTCATTCAACTTTTCGGAACCCAGAAGCGGGTTCGACGGGTCGAGCGATTCGTTCAAGTTCGCTTCGCCCGTGTTTACCAAGTCAGCAACCCACCCAAACGTATCGGGGCATCCGTCACGACGGAGGTCGTAGGCACCGGAGCAAAATTGTCCGCCGGGGCTACGCGTGCTGAATTTGAACAGACCAACACCGATGTTCTTCAGGTTGGCTTGGCATTGTGCCGAACGAGCGGCTTCACGTGCCTTGGTGATTGCTGGCAGCAACAGGGCCGCCAACAACGCGATGATGGCAATCACCACCAACAGTTCGATTAGGGTAAAACCCGCTTTTCGCATACGCATTTTTAAAGTTCCAAAAGGTTCTCTGGACATCCACGCGAGGCGTGATCCAGAATGTGGGGATGGGTAGAGTGGGTGGCGGGTTCGATTGTTCGAAAGCGACTTCCCTGCACGGAAGCGATTTCACGATCCGTCACCTGCTCTGCTTTTTCGTTAGTTGTGATCGACATACTGTCATTTTCGGGTCGATCGTCCGATTCAAACACGGCCGTACTGGGCCGTGTCGTTTCGCTGGCAATACGATTGCTGTGCGAGGTTTGTCATGGGCGGGGCTTGGTGGTCGCCCCGCGATACCGCCTGAAAGCGGCCTAAGCTTTATCGGGTTCGAAATTGGTTAGGTCGCAATCCTCCTGTGTAGGCGTGACCAGCTTGACCCTTCTTGCGGTCAAGCGATAAAAACAAAAAACACAAATTGACCATCTAGTTCTGGCTGCCCTTGGATCCGAGTGCATGGAAGCTGGCCAGCTGTAACGCTTCCGCTTCGATCACCGAATCGATCCAATAAGGGCCGCCCGAAGGGACGTTCACGTCCGCACCGTCAAAGCCGTTGTTGATGAATCCGTCATTGTTGACATCGGTGAGTGCTCGCACGGAGCCGTCGGCCATCAACACATTGGCCGTGCCAAGATGAAGCGGTGACATGCCGCGATAGTCTTGGCGTGTGTCGTGGTTCCAAGACTTCAACCAACCGCTTGCGCCCTCGCGTGGCGTGCTGGCGGGGAAACTAGGCAGACTCATGAAGAACGTGCTGCTGGTTTCTGCGGTTCCATCGGCATCGTTGTCGACCATCACACGGTTGCCGACCGGACTGCCGACGATGCCCGTGGCATAAAACGAACCGCCGAGGAGTTCGCCAATCGTCGTGGAAAGCGATCCCGCCGCTGCCGCATCGCACAGCAGCGGAACCGTGCTGGACGACGCACTGGCACTGTCCAAGATTCGCGTGGTCAGGACGCCTTTGGTGACGTTTCGTCCTCGCGGATCGGTGTCGGTACACGTCGCATCCGTCGGGTCGGCGTTGCCGTCGGCGTCCAATCGCAGTTCCGATCGCAGTAAGAACCAGGAAGCCGCGAAGTTCGTGTTGTAGCCTTGGTCGAGCATCTGCTGTTGGATCAATTCGGCCCGCTCGTCGGACAGTGGAGCCAAGTTATCATCCGCAATCTTGCGACAAATGTTTTTGATCTGCTGTCCCATTTCGTTGGTATGTTCTTCGCTGCCCAAACGATCCACGCAATCAGTGGCCTGCAAATCGGCGATCGGGATCGTCAACAGTTGTTCGATCGCTTTGCTAGTCGTCGCACCGCTACTGGGACACCGCATTTCACTGACCAAGACGCCGCGTCGAACGAGATCAGCGACCCAACCCTGTTCCGTAGGAACTCCGTCGCGTTCGACGTCAAAACCGCCCGAGCAAAACGCACCGTCGGGTGCGGACGTCGTGCGAGAGGTCAATGTGATGCCGAAATTCCGAAGGTTGCTCTGGCACTCGACACCCCGGGCGGCTTCGCGAGCCTTTGAAACGGCGGGCAACAACAACGCCGCAAGGATTCCAATGATGGAAATCACCACCAGCATCTCGATCAACGTGAATCCGGTTCGTCGCATCTTGGTCTTTCGGGTTTGCATCGCTTGGGTCAGCACGGCAAATGGATCGAGGGAGTTTGAAATCAGAGCGAAACGTCGTCGATTGCTCAGTAGCACTGGCCCGCTCGGTCGCTTAGTGCTCACCGTCTGAGTCAGCCATACGCGAGAATGTTTGTCGGCTTTGAGCTGACTTGCAACAGCCAATCGATGATCTCATCGAGTCTTCATCGTTTCTGCGCATTTGTCCGTTCGTGGCCTGTGGTTGGAAACGCTTCGTGGTGGGGCTTGAAGGTGTTCGAAGGCGTGTTTCTGCCACCTAGAGTCGCTCTCGCGGCCAGTCGTGTTAGGATGGGGTGGCTCGGCAATTCATCGGATATTCACAAACGTTTTGGCCTTCGATCGAGACAGTTCTTGGACGCTTCACTTCCCCCATCCGAAACAAAGACCCTAGACGTATCGTTGCTTCGCGCGGAGCAGCTTTCCCGTCTGAACGCGTTGCTCGTCGTGGCCCGTGACAGGCCTTTTTACAAAGCTCGTTTGCGAAGCATTTGTTTGCCGCTGGATTCGCTTGATCAACTGGGTGAGTTGCCGTTTTTGACAAAAGAAGACTTAGTCGGAAATGCGCCCGGAGTGCCCGGTCGCATTTTTGATCTGCCACGGAACCAATATTCACGACTGCACCAGACCAGCGGTACGCGAGGCTATCCGATGGTGGTTTTGGATACGCCCGATGATTGGCAGTGGTGGCTTCGTTGTTGGGACTTCGTTCTGGATGCGGCTCGAGTCACCGACGATGATGTTGCCTTGATGGCGTTTTCGTTCGGGCCTTTCATCGGATTCTGGACCGCCCACGATGCGCTGGTTCGTCGCCAGTCAACGGTGGTCCCCAGCGGTGGCATGTCTAGTGAGAACCGTTTGCGAATGATCACGGATCACCATTGCACGGTGATGTGTTGCACGCCTACGTATGCGCTTCATCTGGTCGAGGTCGCTAAGCGAGTTGGCGTTGATCTAAGTGCGAACTCTGTCACGCGCATCATCGTCGCGGGTGAACCGGGCGGTTCGATCGATTCGATTCGTTGCAACATCGAACAAGCTTGGGGCGCCGAAGTGTTCGATCACACCGGTGCCAGCGAAGTCGGTGCGTGGGGATTTGCCAGTGATGACCGTCGAGGTATCCACGTGATCGAATCCGAATTCATTGCCGAGTGTTTGGTGTTCGACGATGCGTCGCCGCGCGGGCGCGTCGCCGCCGAAGGCGAGCAAGCCGAATTGGTGCTGACTAACTTGGGACGCTTGGGAGGTCCGGCAATCCGCTATCGCACCGGCGATATCGTTCGCGGGTATCGCCAGCACGATCGGCCGTGCCGTTTTCTTTGGCTCGACGGGGGCGTGTTGGGCCGATGCGATGACATGGTCGTTATCCGCGGCGTCAACGTTTTCCCGTCCAGCGTCGAAGCGATCGTGCGAGAGATTGAACCGACCGCCGAATTCCGAATGATCGTTACTCGCAGAGATCACATGGACCAGTTGGCGATCCAGTTGGAAGCATCGGAGTCGTCGGCCGGGCAACTTGCCCGGCGACTTCGTGACCGATTGGCGATGCGAATTGACGTCGATCCGTTGCCCGACGGATCGCTGCCGCGGTTCGAAGCCAAGGCCAAGCGATGGCTCGATCATCGTGAACTTCATTAGACTGAGCATCGAATTGCGTCTTGCCCTCACCTTTACCCCACTGGCGTCACCAACACTTTCATGTCCCAACCTGATCCCATACGACCCAAAGAGACTCAGACGGATGTCGTTCCGTTGACCATCACTCGCGACGGTGACTCGGCGATTTCGATCTCGTGGAGCGATGGGACGATGACCCGTTGGACCGCATCGGTGCTTCGCAATACATGCCCCTGTGCGACTTGTCGTGAAAAGAAGCGTGGGGAAGCCGAAAAACGTGAAGCGGCTGGCAAATTGAGGGGTTTGCCGGTGTTGAGTGCTGCCGAAGCTCGCCCGCTACGCATCGAATCGATGCGTCCGGTGGGCAGCTATGCGTACAGCATTGGATTCAGTGACGGCCACGATTCGGGGATCTTCCCCTTCGTGATGTTGCACCGAGGCGACCAGCCCACGTGATGCGGACCCACCTGCAGAGGTGCTCGAATGTTCCTCCTAGGGCGCCTTAAGACGCAATAATAGCCGAATTTGTATTTTTCGACCCCCGTCATCGCATATGATTCGACGATGTCCTTCTTGTCACGAGTTCTCGTGACTCTGGGCATCTCGCTTTTTCTGACGGAGGATGTTTGAAAGATGGGACTCTTAGACCAATTGCGCAGCTGGTGGACGAAACAATCCGACCCGCGTGCCGAACTGATGCGAACCGAACGCAAAAAAACGGAGGCGATGGCGAAACGCCTTGATCAGAACCAGCGGAAAGATCGTAAGCCAAAACGTGAAACAGTTGGCCGCCGCTAACCTATTGGGCGCGGTGCGATAGAAGGCTTGCCGCGATATCTGGATCGGGCGAATCTTGATGTTCGGGGCGACGAACGACGAAAACGCAAGTGGCCACGCGTTCGGATTTTCGCAGCATCCGGTAGGTGGCGGGGACGAAGCACAGCGCCATCAGCGTTGCGCCGCTGACGCCGCCTGCGATCGCGATCGCAAGCGGTGGCCAGAACTTTCCGCCGCTGATGATCAGCGGCGCAAAACCGGCGATAGTCGTCAACGTCGTCGCAACGACGTGACGGGTGCATCGGTAAACCACGTCAACGGTTTCGTCCAAACTCAGCCGGCCGCCGGCCTCGTGTTCGCGAAGTGACGCGAGTACAACGATCGAGTCGTTGATGGCGACGCCGACCAATCCCATCGTGCCAATGATCGCCATGAATCCGAACGGATAGCCGCCGATCCAAAGGCCAATCATGCCCAATCCGATGCTGCCGACGGCGACCACCATGATCACGGCCGCCAATCGAAACGATCGGAACGACAACACCAAGGTCGCGATCATCATCACCATCAACACGCCGACATTGGCCATCAAATTGCCGACGGCATCATTGCGCTGAGACGCTTCGCCGCCATATTCCAGTTCGTAACCCGGCGGTAATTGAAAGCCGCTGCGAGCTAGGCGATCTTGGAATTCCAGCAACGAATCGGCGGGGAGGGTTCCGGCGGAGATGAATCCGGCGACTTGGTTCATGCGTCGCCGATCCCGCCTGGGAATGACCGCAATCTCGGGTTCAATCGTAATGTCGGCGACGCTGGCCAGCGGAACCAATCCGCTTGGCGTTGTCAGTTGCATGGTCGCAATCTGGGAAAGCTCGCCGCGACGTTCATTGCCCACGCGAACGCGTACCGGAATTTGTTCTGTGTCTTCGAGAATCTGTCCGGCAAGTGCTCCTTCGAGTTGGCCGTACAGCTGCGTCGAAATATCGGCGGGTTGGATTCCGACCAAGCGAGCCGCGGCTTCGTCAACGTCCAGCGAAACGGTCGGCAGTGTCTCCGATAACAACGACTTGGTGTGTGTCACGTCGCGTACCGACGCCAAAGCGATCCGAACTTCGTCGCCCAGTTCTTGCAAGCGAACCAAGTCGGGACCAAACAAACGGATCTCAATGGGGGCGTTGAACGGAGGCCCCTGTTCGAGTTGTCGCATCAGGACGCGAGCGCCGGGCACCGCCGCGTCGGCGCTTTGTTGAAGCGACCGAAGTGTGTCACGCAGACCGTCGGGCGAATCCATCTGCACGATGGCGCTGCCAAAGTTGGCAACGCCGCGTCGAGAGCCGAGAATGTTGTAATAGAAAACCGGCGCGCTTTCGCCATAGAACCAGCTGATCTTTTTCGCGCCCGCATCGACCAACAGCGGGTTGATCGCCATCGAAGCCCTTTGAGTCGCCGCCACGGTCGCGTCGGCCGGCAATTCCAATTCGACGTGAAATTGGTCGCGGTCGGCGGCCGGAAAAAATTGTTCCGACAATTGGCTGAACAAACCAAAGCCGATGATTGGCAATACGGCACTGACCGCGATCGCTCGGAATGGTTTTTCTAACAACCACTCAAGCACTCGGCGATAACGCTGGCCCACCGTTTGCGATTGAAAGCCGTTTCGCAGGAAGCGTTGCAAAAGGTTCCCTTTGCGTCTCTCGTCCGGCGCCCGCCCGACAAATTTGGAAGCGACGACCGGAATCACCGTCAACGAGAAAAACAGCGAGGCTGAGATCGCCAGGATCACGCTGATCGCGATCGCGCCAACGAATTCGCCCGCAGGGCCCGGCATCATCGCGATCGGCGCAAATGCCAGCGCCGTGGTGATCGTCGATCCGAAAAGCGGAATCGCTAGATGCCGAACACTCGCGCGAACCGCCTCGATCGGCGATCGTCCAGATCGCATTTCGGTTACGACTTCATCGACGGCAACAATGGCATTGTCAATCAACAGCCCGATCGCAATGATCATCCCCGTGATCGACATTTGGTGAATCGGGACCTGCAGCAGCCTGAGCCCGAACAGGGCCGTGAAGCCTGACAACGGCAACGCCAACGCGACAACGATGGCGCTGCGCCATCCCATCAGGGCCAAGACAACAAGCACGACCGCGATCACACCCACGAACAAGTTCGATGCCAGCGACGATAGCCGCTGGGATACATACTTGTTTTGATCCAGCACCAAGTCGATCGTCAAACCCGTGGGCAAGTCGTCGGCGAAATCATCCAAGGCGGCCTGGACATCGCTGCGCCAAAGGTCGATCCGTTGGGCCTTGCGAACCATCACGCCCAACGCGACGGACGGTCGGTCATCGATCATCGCGAATCGCGGCAACGGATCGGGACATCCTCGCGTGATCGTTGCGATGTCGCCGATGCGGACCATCGAACCGCCGCCATCCGATTGAATCAATGCGTCGGCGATGCGTCCCGATTGTTCAAATTGGTTCGCCATTTCCATGATCAATTGTTGATCCGTTGTTCGCAAGAAACCCACCGAACCTTTGGCGTCCGATCCGCTTAACTGCTTCGCAACGCTGGTGGCGTCCAACCCGAGGGCTGCGGCTTGGTCAGGATCGATGACGACCGTCGCTTCTTCGCCCGGGTCGGCGAAACGCTCGATCACTTCGGTGCCCTTGATCGCCAGCAGTTTGTCTTCCAGTCGCTTGGCGTACCGCCGCAACAACGTCCAGCTTGGCGGATCGTCTCGCTGCCACTTCACCGCGACGATCAACGCGTAAGCGCGAACATCCAGTTCTTCGAATACCGGTCGGGATGCTTGCGGCGGCAATACGGTGATAGCGTCTTCGATCTTGCCACGGATCTCGGACCAGACTTCGTCGGTGTCATAGATGTCGTCGCGCAGAACGACCGTGATCGTACTGATCCCCGGCCGGCTTTCGCTGACGATCTCCTTGACTTCTTCGACA
Encoded proteins:
- a CDS encoding DUF1559 family PulG-like putative transporter, with product MRRTGFTLIEMLVVISIIGILAALLLPAVSKAREAARGVECQSNLRNFGITLTSRTTSAPDGAFCSGGFDVERDGVPTEQGWVADLVRRGVLVSEMRCPSSGATTSKAIEQLLTIPIADLQATDCVDRLGSEEHTNEMGQQIKNICRKIADDNLAPLSDERAELIQQQMLDQGYNTNFAASWFLLRSELRLDADGNADPTDATCTDTDPRGRNVTKGVLTTRILDSASASSSTVPLLCDAAAAGSLSTTIGELLGGSFYATGIVGSPVGNRVMVDNDADGTAETSSTFFMSLPSFPASTPREGASGWLKSWNHDTRQDYRGMSPLHLGTANVLMADGSVRALTDVNNDGFINNGFDGADVNVPSGGPYWIDSVIEAEALQLASFHALGSKGSQN
- a CDS encoding DUF971 domain-containing protein, which encodes MSQPDPIRPKETQTDVVPLTITRDGDSAISISWSDGTMTRWTASVLRNTCPCATCREKKRGEAEKREAAGKLRGLPVLSAAEARPLRIESMRPVGSYAYSIGFSDGHDSGIFPFVMLHRGDQPT
- a CDS encoding phenylacetate--CoA ligase family protein, producing MRSICLPLDSLDQLGELPFLTKEDLVGNAPGVPGRIFDLPRNQYSRLHQTSGTRGYPMVVLDTPDDWQWWLRCWDFVLDAARVTDDDVALMAFSFGPFIGFWTAHDALVRRQSTVVPSGGMSSENRLRMITDHHCTVMCCTPTYALHLVEVAKRVGVDLSANSVTRIIVAGEPGGSIDSIRCNIEQAWGAEVFDHTGASEVGAWGFASDDRRGIHVIESEFIAECLVFDDASPRGRVAAEGEQAELVLTNLGRLGGPAIRYRTGDIVRGYRQHDRPCRFLWLDGGVLGRCDDMVVIRGVNVFPSSVEAIVREIEPTAEFRMIVTRRDHMDQLAIQLEASESSAGQLARRLRDRLAMRIDVDPLPDGSLPRFEAKAKRWLDHRELH
- a CDS encoding DUF1559 family PulG-like putative transporter produces the protein MRKAGFTLIELLVVIAIIALLAALLLPAITKAREAARSAQCQANLKNIGVGLFKFSTRSPGGQFCSGAYDLRRDGCPDTFGWVADLVNTGEANLNESLDPSNPLLGSEKLNDLLGSDTTRGRAGAGPDRLSAGVCGQDQWKGFSTASPTAFFGGSANSSAERAELVSRYFVQGGFSTNYATGWHLSRGMVRTQSVGTGSSTYLTTTTATTINAINGNVEQPDFKALNGTVGPIAARELDRSRIPSSNFGFVGCAGPGDIDEAVLALDIRHGQADRRVYNPNSDEAAAYITAGSILAESFNDGPAIYDAATRSVRLIQSGAPLVGNQLCEKGEATTNGCRPAYAADLATATAYVPSFTAADITTAPTYLQDTRDWFAVHAGAVNVLMGDGSVKVFYDLNNDGYLNPGFPVGKDANGADATPLTEDEIVDVGYADSTTEMPRDQFYGGVFWSETFFKGAFED
- a CDS encoding efflux RND transporter permease subunit, which produces MSDKTASQTNDWSTFFFRDNRAMLLLLGVVAVAGLTSIAVLPRMEDPVLSARVGLVATRMPGADAKRVENLITEPLEDRLQDVEEVKEIVSESRPGISTITVVLRDDIYDTDEVWSEIRGKIEDAITVLPPQASRPVFEELDVRAYALIVAVKWQRDDPPSWTLLRRYAKRLEDKLLAIKGTEVIERFADPGEEATVVIDPDQAAALGLDATSVAKQLSGSDAKGSVGFLRTTDQQLIMEMANQFEQSGRIADALIQSDGGGSMVRIGDIATITRGCPDPLPRFAMIDDRPSVALGVMVRKAQRIDLWRSDVQAALDDFADDLPTGLTIDLVLDQNKYVSQRLSSLASNLFVGVIAVVLVVLALMGWRSAIVVALALPLSGFTALFGLRLLQVPIHQMSITGMIIAIGLLIDNAIVAVDEVVTEMRSGRSPIEAVRASVRHLAIPLFGSTITTALAFAPIAMMPGPAGEFVGAIAISVILAISASLFFSLTVIPVVASKFVGRAPDERRKGNLLQRFLRNGFQSQTVGQRYRRVLEWLLEKPFRAIAVSAVLPIIGFGLFSQLSEQFFPAADRDQFHVELELPADATVAATQRASMAINPLLVDAGAKKISWFYGESAPVFYYNILGSRRGVANFGSAIVQMDSPDGLRDTLRSLQQSADAAVPGARVLMRQLEQGPPFNAPIEIRLFGPDLVRLQELGDEVRIALASVRDVTHTKSLLSETLPTVSLDVDEAAARLVGIQPADISTQLYGQLEGALAGQILEDTEQIPVRVRVGNERRGELSQIATMQLTTPSGLVPLASVADITIEPEIAVIPRRDRRRMNQVAGFISAGTLPADSLLEFQDRLARSGFQLPPGYELEYGGEASQRNDAVGNLMANVGVLMVMMIATLVLSFRSFRLAAVIMVVAVGSIGLGMIGLWIGGYPFGFMAIIGTMGLVGVAINDSIVVLASLREHEAGGRLSLDETVDVVYRCTRHVVATTLTTIAGFAPLIISGGKFWPPLAIAIAGGVSGATLMALCFVPATYRMLRKSERVATCVFVVRRPEHQDSPDPDIAASLLSHRAQ